In Babylonia areolata isolate BAREFJ2019XMU chromosome 19, ASM4173473v1, whole genome shotgun sequence, a single window of DNA contains:
- the LOC143294145 gene encoding uncharacterized protein LOC143294145, producing the protein MKCSLFLLLLLIGGPGNVMNMAVFWRQGLRERINLCLFALSLADELYLLQCLSINGERLYTLFTTNERYGPVTKWMANRNFTGFFGLCWVSQIMSAIIASERCFCVVSPFRSQLILTTRTMAIIIAVVYAVVLGLYFLVASRYHLSCVLDPVSGLSFNAVTGGEFYHQNKVRDNSSSCSGGAAGREVGVTRMLVGASMLFIACVTPILLFRVVLIFVPELNSGRRYHNVFFVFLWLLEVLSYINSSLNVLVYYVMGSRYRHTLRGMTPAGLLLGAPTTTGKAKEQRDDLETPASLPPQPPALQ; encoded by the exons ATGAAATGCTCGCTCTTTCTGCTGCTCTTGTTGATTGGTGGGCCGGGCAACGTCATGAACATGGCGGTGTTTTGGAGGCAGGGTCTGAGGGAGAGGATCAACCTGTGTCTCTTCGCCCTGTCCCTGGCAGACGAGTTATACCTCCTGCAGTGCCTTTCCATCAACGGGGAGAGGCTGTACACCTTGTTCACCACCAATgagag GTACGGCCCTGTGACGAAGTGGATGGCCAACCGCAACTTCACGGGCTTCTTCGGCCTGTGCTGGGTGTCCCAAATCATGTCCGCCATCATCGCCAGCGAGCGGTGTTTCTGTGTGGTCAGTCCCTTCCGCTCCCAGCTCATCTTGACCACTCGGACCATGGCTATCATCATCGCTGTCGTCTATGCCGTGGTGCTGGGGCTGTATTTCTTGGTGGCCAGCCGGTATCACCTGTCCTGTGTGCTGGACCCTGTGTCCGGGCTGTCCTTCAATGCTGTGACTGGGGGAGAGTTCTATCATCAGAACAAAGTGCG CGACAACTCGTCGTCGTGTTCTGGTGGGGCCGCGGGGCGCGAGGTCGGGGTGACCCGGATGCTGGTGGGAGCGTCCATGCTGTTCATCGCGTGCGTCACGCCCATCTTGCTCTTCCGCGTGGTGCTGATCTTCGTGCCCGAGCTGAACTCGGGACGTCGTTACCACAACGTGTTCTTCGTGTTCCTCTGGCTCTTGGAGGTCCTGTCCTACATCAACTCCTCCCTCAACGTCCTCGTCTACTACGTCATGGGCTCCCGCTACCGCCACACcttgagggggatg ACACCTGCTGGACTTCTTCTGGGAGCCCCCACGACGACCGGCAAGGCCAAGGAGCAACGTGATGACCTCGAGACCCCAGCATCCCTCCCGCCACAGCCACCTGCGCTTCAATGA